The Tardibacter chloracetimidivorans region ACTGGTGCACCACACCGTCATCGCCTGATAGTCCGGAAGCCGCTCTTGCGACCGCATGACCTCGTCCTGCCGGACGATCGCGTTGCCTTCATCGTCATGCCCCGTGACAACACGCCTAATCTCAAATGCCACAGCGATCTCCTTCCTTCACAGGCCCTCAGGGCCGACGTTTTACAAACCCGCGACTATTTTGAAGTCCGGTTCTGTTTGCCCTCCGGCGCATGTCTCCAGTCCACTATTAGGCGACAGGCGCATTCACCCGCCGGATGAACTTCACCAGGGTAGCGGCCCATTGAAGTCAGAGAAGGAGCAGGTTGGACCGTCAGGCCCGAGCAGGGCGAGCCGTACGGGGTTTCGCGCCGCCTCCCGCACGGTCTGCGTCCCCGTGTTGTTTGTGAGGCCGGTCCGCGTGAAGCCGGGACATGCAGCGTTGACCTTGACCCCAGAACCTTCCAGCTCGATTGCCGTGGCGACGGTGATCGCATTCACGGCAGTCTTGGATGCACCATAAAGCGGCCCGTAGATTGATCGGTAGGGCCCGGCTGGATCTGCGTTCAATGTCAGCGAACCCACTCCGCTCGACATATTGACAATCCGCGCCTGAGGCGCCTTGCGGAGAAGCGGCAGCATCGCCTGTGTAACCATCAGGACGCCGAACACGTTGGTCTCCCAGACGGCGCGAACCTCATCCATCGAGACTCTGCTTGGATGACTTAGCCGGGAATATTCATCGAACGATCTTCCAGCTGGCAACCCTCCCCTCTGCAGGATCGCGGCATTGTTTATAAGCACGTCGAGGCGGCCGAAATCTCGACGGACGAGTTCGGCCGCGGCCGCAATCGACGCCGGGTTAGCGACGTCGAGCACTATCGCGTGAGCCTTCCCGTTGATTGTGCTCGCTGCTCGCGTGCCCCGCTCCAGGTCGAGCACGCCCAGCAAGACCGTAAGACCTTTGGCGGCCAGTTCCTTTGCAACTTGGAACCC contains the following coding sequences:
- a CDS encoding SDR family NAD(P)-dependent oxidoreductase, which gives rise to MSTDDIARDREGEVALITGGSEGIGFQVAKELAAKGLTVLLGVLDLERGTRAASTINGKAHAIVLDVANPASIAAAAELVRRDFGRLDVLINNAAILQRGGLPAGRSFDEYSRLSHPSRVSMDEVRAVWETNVFGVLMVTQAMLPLLRKAPQARIVNMSSGVGSLTLNADPAGPYRSIYGPLYGASKTAVNAITVATAIELEGSGVKVNAACPGFTRTGLTNNTGTQTVREAARNPVRLALLGPDGPTCSFSDFNGPLPW